DNA sequence from the Pseudoduganella plicata genome:
GGTGCTGGCGCAGCCGGCAACGCGCGAACTGGTGCGCCGCTATGCGCAGCTGCACAATATCGGCTCGACGCAATACGATCCAGAAGGCGGCAAGATCGATGCCGTCTCGGTGCTGTCGTTCGCGTCGCTCAACGACGTCGAGGACTATCTTGTCAGCGACGACCATCGCCTGATCGAACAGTCCGAGAACGCGCTGGCCGGGCCGGGCTCCGAGTGGTGGACGGCGGTCAACTACAGCGTCATCAACCGGCTGATGCCGGAACGCGCCACGATCCTTCCCGCGTGCGACGATTGAGTTCAGGCCGTTTGATCCGCTGCGGCCCGGGCGCGCCGCAGCAGCGGTTCGGCAACCAGCACGCCCAGCGCGCTCCAGATCAGGCCGAAGCACAGCAGCGTATTGAGCGACACGGCCTGGCGGTAAAACACCAGCGCGACGAACAGCTGCGTGGTGGGCAGCACGAACTGGAAGAATCCCATCACCGATAGCTGCAGACGCGCCGCCGCCAGGGAAAACAGCCACAACGGCAAGACGGACACGACGCCGCACAGCGCCAGCGCGACGAGTACGCCGTCCGGCAGCGCCGGCGGCAGGTGCATGGACGTCGCCGATGTGGCCAGCGACAAACCCAGCAGCACGCTCAGCACCACCGTCTCGCACAGCAGGCCGCTGAACGCATCCAGCGTGGTGAGCTTCTTCAGGCAGGCATAAGCGCCCCACGTGGCGCCGATCACCAGGTAGACCCAATGGTTCAGCTCACCGCTGCGCTGGACCATGGCCAACACAGCCGCCACGATGACGGCCAATGCACTTTTACGCACCCAGCTCATCCGGTCACCAAGCGCCACCGCCCCCACCGCGATCGCCACGAATGGGGCAATCAGGTAGCCGAGGCCGCTCTCGACAACGTGGCCGTGGATGGACGCCCAGATAAATGTGCCCCAGTTGACGACGACGAGCAGCGCAGCGATGGCATGGATGACCAGGATGCGCACGCCCAGCCGCGTCCGCAATCCGCGAAAGCGCCCCAGCATCGCCATGACGACGGCCAGCGTGCCCAGCGACAGCAGGATCCGATAGCCCAGCAATGTGGTCGGCGCAATCGCTGCCAGCATCTTCCAGAAGAGGGAGGACAAGCCAAGGAACAGGTTGGCGGCAATGCCCGCGAGGATGGCCAGCAAGTGATCGGCACGCTTGGCAGACATCGTTGTCCCGACCCTTTCCGTTGCCACGTCGCCGCTTCGCCGCGCGTGAATGGTTCATCTGCACATGCCCACGATCATCGTAGCATCGTTGCGCCTGCCCAAAACTCACCAAAACTATCGATCCCACGGCGCTGGCACGCAGCGCCGTTTTTGAAAGACGTCCCCGCTGTCGAGCTCGGGGCGACGGCGCTGCGCGCCGCCATCGAGCGCGCCGGCGTCGGCCCCGACAAGATCGACGCAGTCCTGATGGGTAACGTGGTCCAGGCCGGCAACGGCATGAATCCGGCCCGGCAGGCGGCCATCCACGCCGGGCTGCCCGTCGAGGTACCGGCCATGACGCTGAACCGTGTGTGCGGCTCGGGCGCGCAGGCCGTCGCCTCGGCGGCATTTGAAATCCTGGCAGGCGAATCGCAGGTCGTGCTGGCCGGCGGCATGGAAAACATGGACCAGGCACCGTACCTGATACCGCAAGGCCGGCACGGCGTGCGAATGGGCGATGCGCAGATCCGCGACAGCCTGTTGCGCGACGGCCTTGTCGACGCATTCTCGTCGCAGCACTCGGGCTGGCATACGGAAGACCTGGCGACGGCGCTGGACATCAGTCGCCAGGCGCAGGACCGCTGGGCCGCCCGGTCGCAGCACCGCTTCACCGCGGCGCAGGCGGCCGGCGCGTTCCGCGAGGAGATCGTCAGCGTGGACATCCCGGGCAAGCACGGCACCCGTGCTTTCGATACCGACGAAGCGAACCGGCCCGACACGACACCGGACACGCTGGGCCGCCTGAAGCCGGCGTTCCGCCCCGACGGCACCATCACGGCCGGCAATGCGCCGGGCCTGAACAGCGGCGCGGCCGCGCTGATTGTCGCG
Encoded proteins:
- a CDS encoding EamA family transporter — protein: MSAKRADHLLAILAGIAANLFLGLSSLFWKMLAAIAPTTLLGYRILLSLGTLAVVMAMLGRFRGLRTRLGVRILVIHAIAALLVVVNWGTFIWASIHGHVVESGLGYLIAPFVAIAVGAVALGDRMSWVRKSALAVIVAAVLAMVQRSGELNHWVYLVIGATWGAYACLKKLTTLDAFSGLLCETVVLSVLLGLSLATSATSMHLPPALPDGVLVALALCGVVSVLPLWLFSLAAARLQLSVMGFFQFVLPTTQLFVALVFYRQAVSLNTLLCFGLIWSALGVLVAEPLLRRARAAADQTA
- a CDS encoding thiolase family protein, giving the protein MKDVPAVELGATALRAAIERAGVGPDKIDAVLMGNVVQAGNGMNPARQAAIHAGLPVEVPAMTLNRVCGSGAQAVASAAFEILAGESQVVLAGGMENMDQAPYLIPQGRHGVRMGDAQIRDSLLRDGLVDAFSSQHSGWHTEDLATALDISRQAQDRWAARSQHRFTAAQAAGAFREEIVSVDIPGKHGTRAFDTDEANRPDTTPDTLGRLKPAFRPDGTITAGNAPGLNSGAAALIVADRAAAERLGLQPLARLVASGVAGVEPWQFGLGPVPAVRKALERAGWKLADVDRYEINEAFAAVPLAVARRLSLPEDVINMEGGAVAHGHPIGATGAILTVRLLHAMRRGLARRGVVTLCIGGGQGIALAIEKI